Proteins found in one Bactrocera neohumeralis isolate Rockhampton unplaced genomic scaffold, APGP_CSIRO_Bneo_wtdbg2-racon-allhic-juicebox.fasta_v2 ctg1388, whole genome shotgun sequence genomic segment:
- the LOC126766482 gene encoding uncharacterized protein LOC126766482, producing MIQNDSSAPPKNVNVNEFNFHIQEKLPDNSETYKSIDTAMNDEDAVNYPVEFLNSLEPTGMPPHNLNLKVGSSIILLRNLNAPKLCNGTRLSVKKLMPNLIQATILTGKAKDEIVLIPRISLIPTDMPFEFKRLQFPVRLSFAMTVNKAQGPTLQ from the exons ATGATTCAAAATGATTCTTCAGCAC CaccaaaaaatgtcaatgtcaatgaaTTCAATTTCCACATCCAGGAAAAATTGCCAGATAATTCGGAAACGTATAAATCCATTGATACTGCTATGAATGATGAAGACGCAGTCAATTAtccggttgaatttttaaattctttggaaCCAACAGGCATGCCACcgcataatttgaatttgaaagttGGTTCATCGATTATACTTCTTCGAAATCTTAATGCACCGAAACTTTGTAATGGGACGAGACTTTCAGTGAAgaaattgatgccaaatttaATTCAAGCAACAATTCTCACTGGCAAAGCAAAAGATGAAATTGTACTAATACCGCGCATCTCATTAATACCAACGGACATGCCATTCGAATTTAAACGTCTTCAATTTCCTGTTCGGCTATCTTTTGCTATGACCGTCAACAAAGCCCAAGGGCCAACGCTCCAG
- the LOC126766479 gene encoding uncharacterized protein LOC126766479, which produces MPSDGHKIIIKADKTPIGEHTRRFNAPTIDEVAIVVVGEHFQSRDIVLYRRNENLQRISELHRCYDALQYPILFWRGDDGYHINIPMINPTTESTKKVSAMNFYSYRLMIRPQETNFILRCNQLSHQYIVDMYAKIESERLNFIRYNQARLRSEEYIHLRDAIINDVNVNDIGRLTILPSSYVGSPPTCNISRSSGMAKVLQQTSIILWDECPMENVWRCINIVIW; this is translated from the exons ATGCCCTCCGATGGccacaaaatcataataaaagccGATAAAACACCAATTGGGGAGCACACCAGACGATTCAATGCACCAACGATTGATGAAGTAGCCATTGTTGTGGTTGGCGAACATTTTCAGTCACGAGACATTGTTTTGTATCGTAGAAATGAGAATTTACAACGTATTTCAGAACTCCATCGCTGTTATGATGCATTGCAATACCCCATTTTGTTTTGGAGAGGGGACGATGGCTATCACATCAACATACCAATGATAAATCCAACAactg aatcaacaaaaaaagtcagtgcgatgaatttttattcgtaccgATTGATGATTCGCCctcaagaaacaaattttattttgcgatgCAATCAACTTTCGCATCAATATATCGTCGATATGTACGCCAAAATTGAAAGTGAGCGATTAAATTTCATCCGTTACAATCAAGCCCGATTAAGATCAGaggaatacatacatttgcgtgACGCAATAATCAATGATGTAAATGTGAATGATATCGGCCGTTTAACAATTTTACCATCATCATATGTTGGTAGCCCACCAACATGCAATATTTCAAGGAGTTCTGGAATGGCTAAAGTCTTGCAACAAACATCCATTATTTTATGGGACGAATGTCCAATGGAGAATGTTTGGCGGTGCATTAATATTGTTATCTGGTGA